In one Lolium rigidum isolate FL_2022 chromosome 3, APGP_CSIRO_Lrig_0.1, whole genome shotgun sequence genomic region, the following are encoded:
- the LOC124697267 gene encoding hydroquinone glucosyltransferase-like: MQFYARQTQTVAQCSFASVFGDALKTLLIIVLADYDRCRSVEDTRTQSSNATSTETATEFSYGPHQAAYTIRTWPGFHGENQNSTNTFVEHHAFAATIVTFHSLSDPQTLPSSLPASVTIAALPAVQIEDLPADALRGTVLVEIIRRSLPSLRTLLLSISSTTPIAAMVPDFLCSTALPLATELGVPAYIFFASNMNFLYLMHCLVELHDDALPGEYRDLPEPIAMPGGLSLRRADLPEGYRSSKATVYARLLEAGRRYRLADGFLANTFSEMEPATVESFKQVAARGAFPPVFPVGPLVRSNSDEEAAGGASPLLEWLDRQPATSVVYVSFGSGGALSVEQTAELAAGLEASGHKFLWVVRMPSLDGRAQAFGAGGDDDDPLAWLPEGFQQRIEGRGLAVAAWAPQVRVLSHPATAAFVSHCGWNSTLEDAVAGVPMIAWPLHTEQSMNALLLEESLGVALRPRAREDGGVVAREEVAAAVKELMEGDKGRAVRRRAEELRQAAARAVSPEGSSRRALEDVAAKWKAALRGYM; encoded by the coding sequence ATGCAGTTTTATGCCCgccagacgcaaacggtcgctcaatgTTCGTTTGCATCCGtctttggagatgcccttaaaacACTGCTCATAATAGTTCTTGCGGACTATGACAGGTGTCGTTCTGTGGAAGACACACGGACACAATCGAGCAATGCTACATCTACGGAAACAGCTACGGAATTTTCTTACGGACCGCACCAGGCAGCCTACACAATTAGAACGTGGCCCGGCTTTCACGGAGAGAATCAAAACTCAACCAATACATTCGTCGAACATCATGCCTTCGCGGCCACGATCGTCACCTTCCACAGCCTTTCCGACCCACAAACCCTCCCCAGCAGCCTCCCCGCCTCCGTCACCATCGCCGCGCTCCCCGCCGTCCAGATCGAAGACCTCCCCGCCGACGCCCTACGCGGCACCGTGCTCGTGGAGATCATCCGCCGCTCCCTTCCCAGCCTCCGAACCCTGCTCCTTTCCATCAGCTCCACCACCCCGATCGCCGCGATGGTGCCGGACTTCCTCTGCTCCACTGCGCTGCCCCTCGCCACCGAGCTCGGCGTGCCGGCATACATCTTCTTCGCCAGCAACATGAACTTTCTCTACCTGATGCACTGCCTGGTTGAGCTCCACGACGACGCTTTGCCTGGCGAGTACCGCGACCTCCCCGAGCCGATCGCGATGCCCGGCGGACTGTCGCTGCGCCGTGCAGACCTGCCGGAGGGGTACCGTTCTAGTAAGGCGACGGTCTACGCGCGGCTGCTCGAGGCAGGCCGACGATATCGCCTCGCCGACGGCTTCTTGGCGAACACCTTCAGTGAGATGGAACCTGCCACCGTGGAATCTTTCAAGCAGGTGGCGGCCCGAGGCGCGTTCCCGCCGGTGTTCCCTGTGGGGCCGCTTGTCCGGTCAAACTCCGATGAGGAAGCTGCTGGAGGCGCGTCGCCCTTGCTAGAGTGGCTGGACCGCCAGCCGGCGACGTCCGTGGTGTACGTCTCGTTCGGAAGCGGCGGGGCGCTGTCCGTGGAGCAGACGGCCGAGCTCGCTGCGGGTCTAGAGGCGAGCGGGCACAAGTTCCTGTGGGTGGTGCGGATGCCGAGCTTGGACGGCCGCGCCCAGGCCTTCGgggccggcggcgacgacgacgatccaCTGGCGTGGCTCCCCGAGGGCTTCCAGCAAAGGATCGAGGGCAGGGGCCTCGCGGTCGCAGCCTGGGCGCCTCAGGTGCGCGTGCTGTCCCACCCGGCGACGGCGGCCTTCGTGTcgcactgcgggtggaactccaCGCTGGAGGACGCGGTGGCCGGCGTGCCGATGATCGCGTGGCCGCTGCACACGGAGCAGAGCATGAACGCGCTCCTGCTCGAAGAGAGCCTCGGGGTGGCGCTGCGACCACGCGCGCGGGAGGACGGCGGCGTCGTGGCGCGCGAGGAGGTCGCCGCCGCGGTGAAGGAGCTCATGGAGGGGGATAAAGGGCGTGCCGTGCGGCGCCGCGCTGAGGAACTGCGGCAAGCGGCGGCGCGCGCTGTGTCGCCGGAAGGGTCGTCGCGCCGGGCGCTAGAGGATGTCGCCGCCAAGTGGAAAGCGGCGCTTAGAGGGTATATGTGA